From the genome of Methylomonas sp. UP202, one region includes:
- a CDS encoding IS66 family transposase yields the protein MDQAAQDAQVIQAKDATIHAKDLKIGALTHELAYYKRIRFSRKNESLAPLQRDVFEETWNSDISAIDEEVEQLRDDQPCDTVARPKRPRAGRQPLPEHLPRIEHRHEPESCSCGHCGKDLVKVGEDISEQLDVEPAKFFVHRHIRPQYACRACETITAAPIPPAVIDGGMAAVGLLTWVLIGKYLDHLPLYRLEQIAARDGVILSRSTLADWVGRLGVALAPLADRLAWHLLQRDSLHADETPVPQLDPGSGKTKKAYLWAYRSNDLQPGPKLIVFDYQAGRGGRHVQQFLGDWRGHLLVDDYAGYKALFATTRAHPASQHPLEPCIELACLAHARRKFFDLLQTSQSPIAQAALNRIAKLYAIETEGREMTADQRKQLRAEKSLPLLTDLQAWLQQTRLRTAPNTATAKAIDYSLKRWVALSRYAETGDLPIDNNPVENSIRPIALGKKNWLFAGSERAGQRAAVIQTLLGTAKLNGLEPAAWLKDTLEKLPIWPNSRIDELLPFGDLD from the coding sequence ATGGATCAGGCAGCCCAGGATGCCCAAGTCATCCAAGCCAAAGACGCCACGATTCACGCCAAAGACCTCAAAATCGGCGCGCTGACCCATGAGCTGGCGTATTACAAACGCATCCGCTTCAGTCGCAAGAACGAAAGTCTGGCCCCGTTGCAGCGGGATGTGTTCGAGGAAACCTGGAATTCCGATATCTCAGCGATTGATGAGGAAGTCGAACAACTCCGGGATGATCAGCCCTGCGATACCGTGGCCCGTCCCAAACGCCCACGCGCTGGTCGCCAACCGTTGCCTGAGCATCTGCCGCGCATTGAGCATCGCCATGAGCCTGAGTCCTGCTCCTGTGGCCACTGCGGTAAAGACCTGGTCAAAGTCGGCGAAGACATCAGCGAGCAACTGGACGTCGAACCGGCCAAGTTCTTTGTGCATCGACACATTCGTCCGCAATACGCCTGTCGGGCCTGCGAAACCATCACCGCAGCACCGATTCCACCGGCGGTGATCGATGGCGGTATGGCTGCCGTCGGTTTGCTCACCTGGGTGCTGATCGGTAAATACCTCGATCATTTGCCGCTGTACCGGTTGGAACAAATCGCCGCCCGTGACGGGGTGATCCTGTCCCGCTCCACACTCGCCGACTGGGTCGGACGACTCGGTGTCGCTTTAGCGCCCTTAGCCGACCGCTTGGCTTGGCATTTGTTGCAAAGGGATAGCTTACATGCCGACGAGACGCCGGTGCCGCAACTGGATCCCGGCAGTGGTAAAACCAAGAAAGCCTATCTGTGGGCCTATCGCAGCAATGATCTGCAACCGGGACCGAAGCTTATCGTCTTCGATTATCAAGCCGGTCGTGGCGGCCGGCATGTGCAGCAGTTCCTGGGCGATTGGCGCGGCCATTTACTGGTGGATGACTATGCGGGCTATAAAGCCCTGTTTGCTACGACCCGTGCCCATCCCGCATCGCAACACCCGCTAGAGCCGTGTATCGAACTGGCCTGCCTGGCGCATGCGCGGCGCAAATTCTTCGACCTGTTGCAAACCAGTCAGAGCCCTATCGCACAAGCAGCACTGAATCGCATCGCCAAACTGTACGCCATTGAAACCGAGGGCCGCGAGATGACAGCTGACCAGCGCAAACAGCTACGCGCCGAAAAAAGCCTGCCGCTACTGACAGACTTGCAGGCTTGGTTACAGCAAACCCGTTTGCGCACCGCGCCCAATACCGCCACGGCCAAAGCCATCGACTACAGCCTGAAACGCTGGGTTGCCTTAAGCCGTTACGCCGAAACCGGCGATCTGCCTATCGACAATAATCCGGTCGAAAACAGCATTCGCCCCATTGCCTTGGGCAAGAAGAACTGGTTGTTTGCCGGATCGGAACGCGCCGGTCAACGAGCCGCCGTTATTCAAACCCTGCTAGGCACCGCCAAACTCAATGGCCTCGAGCCGGCCGCCTGGCTAAAAGACACCCTGGAAAAACTCCCCATCTGGCCCAACAGCCGCATCGACGAACTGCTGCCGTTCGGTGATCTGGATTAA
- a CDS encoding IS66 family insertion sequence element accessory protein TnpB, producing MAVTSKWRQHIEEWQGSGLSQVEYCVQEGINVRTFTARLCDYRKRPAVEPVALVPVQIEQPEPASVVTPAAAAMVLTDAHGYRLEISSSVSAGWVAELLRCLA from the coding sequence ATGGCCGTTACATCGAAATGGCGTCAGCATATTGAAGAATGGCAAGGCAGTGGTTTGTCGCAGGTTGAGTATTGCGTGCAGGAAGGCATCAATGTACGGACATTTACTGCCAGACTGTGCGACTATCGCAAACGGCCTGCGGTAGAGCCGGTCGCTTTGGTGCCGGTGCAGATTGAACAGCCTGAGCCTGCTTCTGTGGTGACACCCGCAGCTGCGGCTATGGTCTTGACCGATGCCCACGGTTATAGGCTGGAGATTTCGTCTTCAGTATCGGCGGGCTGGGTAGCCGAGTTGTTACGATGTCTGGCTTGA
- the tnpB gene encoding IS66 family insertion sequence element accessory protein TnpB (TnpB, as the term is used for proteins encoded by IS66 family insertion elements, is considered an accessory protein, since TnpC, encoded by a neighboring gene, is a DDE family transposase.), producing the protein MSGLIDYPAQIWLAVAPVDMRRGLDGLSAIVQQSLGHAPCAGSAFIFRNRAGNRLRLLVWDGNGVWLCQRRLHQGSFVWPRVGDAVFALTQAQWHWLIAGVDWQRLSAQPQADWQV; encoded by the coding sequence ATGTCTGGCTTGATCGATTATCCCGCGCAGATTTGGTTGGCGGTGGCGCCGGTGGACATGCGGCGTGGTTTGGATGGCTTGTCGGCCATTGTTCAACAGAGTCTGGGGCATGCCCCGTGTGCCGGATCGGCGTTTATCTTTCGTAATCGTGCGGGCAACCGGCTACGGTTGTTGGTGTGGGATGGCAATGGGGTTTGGCTGTGTCAGCGCCGTTTGCACCAAGGCAGTTTTGTCTGGCCCAGGGTGGGCGATGCGGTGTTTGCGCTGACGCAGGCGCAATGGCACTGGTTAATTGCTGGAGTCGATTGGCAACGCTTATCCGCCCAGCCCCAAGCCGACTGGCAGGTGTGA
- a CDS encoding helix-turn-helix domain-containing protein, which yields MYHYKDCGLDNIWLVNGYSSIDDEEFGECVSITDTRGLHKAIAHDLVFNKPTLTGKEFRFLRKELDLSQKALSDLLGNDEQAVARWEKSGKVPKWADRLLRVCVIEFYGEKTGVRELIARIRDIDERKQERQLFKDDAAGWKKAA from the coding sequence ATGTACCACTACAAAGACTGCGGACTGGATAATATCTGGCTCGTGAATGGTTACTCCAGTATCGACGACGAAGAGTTCGGCGAATGCGTGTCAATTACCGACACCAGGGGATTGCACAAAGCCATCGCGCATGATCTCGTATTCAACAAGCCCACTTTGACCGGAAAGGAATTCAGATTTCTACGCAAGGAATTGGATTTGTCACAAAAAGCGTTATCCGACCTTCTGGGCAATGATGAGCAAGCCGTAGCCCGCTGGGAAAAATCCGGCAAGGTGCCAAAATGGGCCGACCGGTTATTGCGGGTTTGCGTCATTGAGTTCTATGGCGAAAAAACCGGCGTTCGAGAGCTGATTGCCCGTATTCGCGACATTGACGAGCGTAAGCAAGAACGCCAATTGTTCAAGGACGATGCCGCCGGCTGGAAAAAAGCCGCTTGA
- a CDS encoding Rha family transcriptional regulator: MKSEQDYKDNMGGGMKAKAKTNLALVEVHGRKLTTTSLVIAEQFGRPHKSVLRSLDTLKDRLKFVPISYSDSYGREQKLYQLDERAFLIATPSQPIS; this comes from the coding sequence TTGAAATCCGAGCAAGATTACAAGGACAACATGGGGGGCGGCATGAAAGCAAAGGCCAAAACCAACCTCGCCCTGGTCGAAGTACATGGCCGGAAGTTGACCACGACCAGCTTGGTGATAGCCGAGCAATTTGGAAGGCCTCATAAAAGCGTTTTACGAAGCTTGGACACGTTGAAAGATCGGCTCAAATTTGTGCCAATCTCCTATAGCGACTCATACGGGCGCGAGCAAAAACTGTATCAGCTCGACGAGCGCGCGTTTTTGATCGCTACGCCAAGCCAGCCCATAAGTTGA
- a CDS encoding helix-turn-helix domain-containing protein — protein sequence MTENTKKGGRPRGYKPEYVQLAHNYTLLGATQDQLAEFFNVSAATVKSWTKHRTEFADAIKRGKILADAEIASSLFRRGTGYPYTEVTTREIKNPAGEVTSYETVTVTSEMPPDTDACIFWLTNRQPDKWRNRLEIEHADKRESSTTDRDTPATPQQDDAA from the coding sequence ATGACCGAAAACACCAAAAAAGGCGGCCGTCCACGAGGCTACAAGCCGGAATACGTCCAGCTCGCCCACAATTACACCCTCCTTGGCGCGACCCAGGACCAACTCGCCGAATTTTTCAACGTCTCGGCGGCCACTGTCAAAAGCTGGACTAAACATCGGACGGAATTCGCCGATGCAATCAAGCGCGGAAAAATCCTGGCCGATGCTGAAATCGCCAGCAGCCTGTTTCGTCGCGGCACCGGGTACCCCTACACCGAAGTCACCACGCGGGAAATCAAGAACCCAGCCGGCGAAGTCACGTCCTACGAAACGGTCACCGTCACCAGTGAAATGCCGCCCGATACCGACGCCTGTATCTTCTGGCTGACCAACCGCCAGCCGGACAAATGGCGCAACAGACTGGAGATTGAGCACGCCGACAAGCGCGAATCCAGCACGACGGACCGAGATACCCCGGCCACACCCCAGCAGGATGACGCCGCATGA
- a CDS encoding Rha family transcriptional regulator: MRISSLEIAELTGKEHKNVLADIRKILDEAGISTAEFSAVRKNSQNKDMPCFNPSRRECDLVVSGYSVKYRLAIIDRWHDLESKQQLQIPQTLSEALLLAGRLAAEKEQAIAKIEAAQFCAPCKLPSGQTAQAYRLPRRECDFVISNICRLAQI; this comes from the coding sequence GTGAGAATATCATCTCTGGAGATTGCGGAATTGACGGGTAAAGAGCATAAAAATGTGCTTGCTGACATCAGAAAGATTCTTGATGAGGCCGGAATATCGACGGCTGAATTTTCAGCAGTCCGAAAGAATAGCCAAAACAAAGACATGCCGTGCTTCAACCCGTCGCGCCGAGAATGCGACTTGGTAGTGTCCGGGTATTCAGTGAAATACCGACTCGCCATTATCGATCGCTGGCATGATCTGGAATCGAAGCAACAATTACAGATTCCACAAACACTTTCCGAAGCCTTGCTTTTGGCTGGACGCCTAGCCGCCGAAAAAGAGCAGGCTATCGCGAAAATCGAAGCCGCGCAATTTTGCGCGCCTTGCAAATTACCAAGCGGTCAAACCGCTCAGGCATACCGACTGCCGCGCCGAGAATGCGATTTTGTTATTTCGAATATATGTAGGCTTGCTCAGATTTGA
- a CDS encoding IS66 family insertion sequence element accessory protein TnpB translates to MAVTSKWRQHIEEWQGSGLSQVEYCVQEGINVRTFTARLCDYRKRPAVEPVALVPVQIEQPEPASVATPAAAAMVLTDVDGYRLEISSSVSAGWVAELLRCLA, encoded by the coding sequence ATGGCCGTTACATCGAAATGGCGTCAGCATATTGAAGAATGGCAAGGCAGTGGTTTGTCGCAGGTTGAGTATTGCGTGCAGGAAGGCATCAATGTACGGACATTTACTGCCAGACTGTGCGACTATCGCAAACGGCCTGCGGTAGAGCCGGTCGCTTTGGTGCCGGTGCAGATTGAACAGCCTGAGCCTGCTTCTGTGGCGACACCCGCAGCTGCGGCTATGGTCTTGACCGATGTCGACGGTTATAGGCTGGAGATTTCGTCTTCAGTATCGGCGGGCTGGGTAGCCGAGTTGTTACGATGTCTGGCTTGA
- a CDS encoding DUF4258 domain-containing protein: MAVIKYLNMSDSDALTILRECAADDGRVFFSKHAIDRMMERKITRPQVLSCLEKGKITESPCRDPKGDWRCTLEHYTAGSVVTVAVAIKHNNHGERTVIVTVF, translated from the coding sequence ATGGCGGTGATAAAATACCTCAACATGTCCGATTCGGACGCTCTCACGATTTTGCGAGAATGCGCGGCGGACGACGGTCGCGTGTTCTTTTCCAAACACGCTATCGACCGCATGATGGAGCGGAAAATCACCCGGCCGCAAGTGCTTTCATGCCTGGAGAAGGGAAAAATCACGGAATCGCCTTGCCGCGATCCTAAAGGCGATTGGCGGTGTACATTGGAGCATTACACGGCCGGAAGCGTCGTGACGGTCGCTGTTGCGATCAAGCATAACAATCATGGCGAACGCACGGTGATAGTCACTGTATTTTAA
- the tnpB gene encoding IS66 family insertion sequence element accessory protein TnpB (TnpB, as the term is used for proteins encoded by IS66 family insertion elements, is considered an accessory protein, since TnpC, encoded by a neighboring gene, is a DDE family transposase.) → MSGLIDYPAQIWLAVAPVDMRRGLDGLSAIVQQSLGHAPCAGSAFIFRNRAGNRLRLLVWDGNGVWLCQRRLHQGSFVWPKVGDAVFALTQAQWHWLIAGVDWQRLSAQPQADWQV, encoded by the coding sequence ATGTCTGGCTTGATCGATTATCCCGCGCAGATTTGGTTGGCGGTGGCGCCGGTGGACATGCGGCGTGGTTTGGATGGCTTGTCAGCGATTGTTCAACAGAGTCTGGGGCATGCCCCGTGTGCCGGATCGGCGTTTATCTTTCGTAATCGTGCGGGCAACCGGCTACGGCTGTTGGTGTGGGATGGCAATGGGGTTTGGCTGTGCCAGCGCCGTTTGCATCAGGGCAGTTTTGTCTGGCCCAAGGTGGGCGATGCGGTGTTTGCGCTGACGCAGGCGCAATGGCACTGGTTAATTGCTGGAGTCGATTGGCAACGCTTATCCGCCCAGCCCCAAGCCGA